Proteins from a single region of Verrucosispora sp. NA02020:
- a CDS encoding helix-turn-helix transcriptional regulator, which translates to MGDRIRARRELRGWSVRYAASRAGISHTSWSRIERGQQRTDRYMVVDLAAALECSVVDLTGQAYTPADRQLDAARIDAERVWRIMMDTPMSKRSDAVATVEQVRREAALVRGLYGRCDYAGALRRLVDLVPAMHGLTDRRAALTEMVPVYGVAMGSLLNVSYPAHAWLAAERCAEASGLLDDPVAAGVAAANRARVSAYSGAYGPARALCDVAAADLAGSSADGALDVLGFLHLARAHHLAGLRDQAGAEEHLAEAGRIAAHTGETDRWDLAWGPRNVALWLMAFLLDTGRPEAALQTAKGVELAGLPAVRQVYFWLDMGRAAEAVGRDRDAVRMLLAAERVGSQHARSSVSARETARSLLRKGATSPELRGLCERMSLAAL; encoded by the coding sequence ATTGGTGATCGTATTCGTGCTCGCCGCGAGTTGCGTGGTTGGAGTGTGCGCTACGCGGCCAGTCGGGCGGGGATCTCCCACACCTCCTGGTCGCGGATCGAGCGTGGCCAGCAGCGCACCGACCGGTACATGGTGGTGGATCTGGCGGCGGCTCTTGAATGCTCGGTAGTGGACCTGACCGGGCAGGCGTACACGCCGGCTGATCGGCAGCTTGACGCGGCGCGCATCGACGCCGAGCGGGTGTGGCGGATCATGATGGACACGCCGATGTCCAAGCGTTCCGATGCGGTGGCGACCGTCGAGCAGGTACGCCGAGAGGCGGCGCTCGTGCGTGGCCTGTACGGGCGGTGTGACTACGCGGGCGCGTTGCGGCGGCTTGTCGACCTGGTGCCGGCGATGCACGGCCTCACCGATCGACGAGCGGCGTTGACGGAGATGGTGCCGGTGTACGGCGTGGCGATGGGGTCGTTGCTGAACGTCAGCTACCCGGCGCATGCGTGGCTGGCGGCGGAGCGGTGTGCCGAGGCGTCCGGGTTGCTTGATGATCCGGTGGCGGCCGGGGTCGCGGCGGCGAATCGGGCGCGGGTGTCGGCCTACTCGGGGGCGTACGGTCCGGCGCGGGCGCTGTGTGACGTCGCGGCTGCCGATCTTGCGGGCAGCAGCGCTGATGGGGCGCTGGACGTGTTGGGGTTCCTGCACCTGGCGCGGGCGCATCACCTCGCCGGGCTGCGGGATCAGGCGGGGGCGGAGGAGCACCTTGCCGAGGCGGGGCGGATCGCGGCGCACACCGGGGAGACCGACAGGTGGGACCTCGCCTGGGGGCCACGGAACGTGGCGCTGTGGCTGATGGCGTTCCTGCTCGACACGGGGCGTCCGGAGGCGGCGTTGCAGACGGCTAAGGGCGTGGAGTTGGCGGGCCTGCCAGCGGTGCGGCAGGTGTATTTCTGGCTCGACATGGGCCGTGCTGCCGAGGCCGTCGGTCGGGACCGGGATGCGGTGCGGATGCTGCTCGCTGCGGAGCGGGTCGGATCGCAACACGCCCGATCGTCGGTGTCGGCGCGGGAGACGGCACGGTCGTTGCTGCGTAAGGGCGCGACCTCGCCGGAGTTGCGGGGGCTGTGCGAGCGGATGAGCCTCGCCGCGTTGTAG
- a CDS encoding helix-turn-helix domain-containing protein, protein MPGDPVPIGRRVAYLRARRNLSQQTFADRLGKSKSWVDKVERGVRSLERLSVIRDIATVLRVDAATLLGRDVEPADAVERHEGVARIRAAMSTYEMALGRPSARGEVMPPERVAREVAHAWTTYQHARYPHLIDLLPGLLTTVHRAYAQDPEAGRTLVVEAYRVTTALLVKLDEHQLAWLAADRAMSAATGDRLLLACASVQLGQVLRTSARARSVMLAAAYQIAPPDPDTGEPPEVSLCGSLLVQAALIAATCGNDRAAAGLLDEAAEMAARVGEGHDHHRTAFGPTAVELARVTAAIELGDTSDAVARHEKAIGRDEWRWLPVEHRAAHLVDAARAYLDTDDATNAARVLIQADATAPAEIRHRPAVREMVAHVARDQDASTTITQLAISLGLV, encoded by the coding sequence GTGCCCGGTGACCCGGTACCGATCGGGCGGCGGGTCGCCTACCTGCGGGCGCGGCGGAATCTGTCGCAGCAGACGTTCGCCGACCGCCTGGGTAAGTCGAAGAGTTGGGTGGACAAGGTCGAACGTGGTGTGCGGTCGCTGGAGCGCCTGTCGGTCATCCGGGACATCGCCACCGTGCTGCGGGTGGACGCCGCGACCCTGCTCGGCCGTGATGTTGAGCCCGCCGATGCGGTTGAGCGTCACGAGGGTGTCGCCCGGATCAGGGCGGCGATGTCGACGTACGAGATGGCCCTCGGTCGACCGTCCGCGCGCGGCGAGGTGATGCCGCCGGAGCGGGTGGCGCGGGAGGTCGCGCACGCGTGGACCACCTACCAGCACGCCCGATATCCGCACCTGATCGACCTGCTGCCGGGGCTGTTGACCACGGTGCACCGGGCGTACGCCCAGGACCCGGAGGCGGGCCGGACGTTGGTGGTGGAGGCGTACCGGGTCACCACGGCGTTGTTGGTCAAGCTGGACGAACACCAGCTTGCCTGGCTGGCCGCCGACCGGGCCATGTCCGCCGCGACCGGCGACCGGCTGTTGTTGGCGTGCGCGTCGGTGCAGCTCGGGCAGGTGCTCCGGACGTCGGCGCGGGCGCGCTCGGTGATGCTGGCCGCCGCCTACCAGATCGCCCCACCCGACCCCGACACCGGCGAACCGCCGGAGGTGTCGCTCTGTGGCAGTCTGCTCGTGCAGGCCGCCCTCATCGCCGCGACCTGCGGCAACGACCGCGCCGCTGCTGGCCTGCTGGACGAAGCCGCCGAGATGGCCGCCCGGGTCGGCGAGGGACACGACCACCACCGCACCGCCTTCGGGCCGACCGCCGTCGAACTGGCCCGGGTCACCGCCGCCATCGAACTCGGCGACACCTCGGACGCCGTCGCGCGGCACGAGAAGGCGATCGGGCGGGACGAGTGGCGGTGGCTGCCCGTCGAGCATCGCGCCGCGCACCTCGTCGACGCCGCTCGCGCCTACCTGGACACCGACGACGCCACCAACGCGGCCCGAGTGCTGATCCAGGCCGACGCCACCGCGCCCGCCGAGATCCGGCACCGACCGGCGGTACGAGAGATGGTCGCCCACGTCGCCCGCGACCAGGACGCGTCGACGACGATCACCCAACTCGCCATCAGCCTCGGGCTGGTCTGA
- a CDS encoding carbohydrate ABC transporter permease, which translates to MSRLRPGRWLIAVPMLVLALATIYPLLFTANVAMKTRRDYILDRFALTDKLRWDNIETAWSSVGMSRYFVNSVIVVSSSVLLLLLLGSMAGFALSQVRFRGSRALFLGCLAGLFVPFQVIMVPLARIMADTALIDTYPGLILVYVAQFLPFTVFLMTSYYRSIPPEIIDAARIDGNSLYGVYRRIMLPLGTPALLSVGILNALFCWNDVLMSLVMMPSADQRTLMVGVTSLRGQYSDDIPTFASGVLIAALPVLLVYLFLQRQIADGVAAGSTKG; encoded by the coding sequence ATGTCACGCCTGCGGCCGGGGCGGTGGCTGATCGCCGTCCCGATGCTGGTGCTCGCCCTGGCGACGATCTACCCCCTGCTCTTCACCGCGAACGTCGCGATGAAGACCCGGCGCGACTACATCCTCGACCGCTTCGCCCTGACCGACAAGCTGCGCTGGGACAACATCGAGACGGCGTGGAGCAGCGTCGGCATGAGCCGATACTTCGTCAACTCGGTGATCGTGGTGTCGTCGTCGGTGCTCCTGCTGTTGCTGCTCGGCTCGATGGCCGGCTTCGCCCTCAGCCAGGTGCGCTTCCGCGGGTCGCGGGCGCTCTTCCTCGGCTGCCTCGCGGGTCTCTTCGTACCGTTCCAGGTGATCATGGTGCCGCTGGCCCGGATCATGGCGGACACGGCGCTCATCGACACGTACCCCGGGTTGATCCTCGTCTACGTCGCCCAGTTCCTGCCCTTCACCGTCTTCCTGATGACCAGCTACTACCGGTCGATCCCGCCGGAGATCATCGATGCGGCCCGGATCGACGGCAACAGTCTCTACGGCGTGTACCGCCGGATCATGCTGCCGCTGGGCACCCCGGCGCTGCTCTCCGTCGGCATCCTCAACGCCCTGTTCTGCTGGAACGACGTCCTGATGTCGCTGGTCATGATGCCCTCGGCCGACCAGCGCACCCTGATGGTGGGCGTCACCTCGCTGCGCGGGCAGTACTCCGACGACATCCCGACCTTCGCCTCCGGCGTGCTGATCGCCGCGCTCCCCGTCCTGCTGGTCTACCTCTTCCTCCAGCGCCAGATCGCCGACGGCGTCGCCGCCGGCTCCACGAAGGGCTGA
- a CDS encoding RICIN domain-containing protein, whose product MTVIGEARPASPPRRGRRSGLAAALAVVMTAGTVVAVNAAPASAATVDTTAWYVLVNRTSGKALDLYASATNDGARISQWTRNNGANQQWQFVDSGGGFYRLKSRHSGKVLDVQNQSTADGAPIVAWSDNNGANQQFRLADSDGGHVRLVSRHSGKVVEVQGASTADGANIVQYADWNGGNQQWQLVRVDGSNPTPPPTGGSGCGRTPTLTSGTHTIQSGGKSRSFILRVPANYQPNNPYRLIFAFHWRGGTMQEISNGGTSGTAWSYYGQQEQSNNSAILVAPQGLGNGWGNAGGEDVTFVDDMIRRIEADLCVNPRQRFATGFSWGGGMSYALACARADVFRAVAVIAGAQISGCSGGTQPIAYFGLHGITDNVLNIGQGRALRDTFVRNNGCAAQNPPEPGGGSRTHITTVYSGCRSGYPVQWAAFDNGHMPGPVDGTYGESGITTWTKGEIWRFFAQFS is encoded by the coding sequence ATGACAGTCATCGGCGAGGCCCGTCCCGCCTCCCCGCCGAGACGCGGTCGACGATCCGGACTGGCCGCCGCGCTCGCCGTGGTCATGACGGCCGGCACGGTCGTGGCGGTGAACGCCGCGCCCGCGTCCGCCGCGACGGTCGACACCACCGCGTGGTACGTGCTGGTGAACCGGACCAGCGGCAAGGCGCTGGACCTGTACGCCTCGGCCACCAACGACGGCGCGCGGATCAGTCAGTGGACGCGGAACAACGGCGCGAACCAGCAGTGGCAGTTCGTCGACTCGGGCGGCGGCTTCTATCGGCTCAAGTCCCGGCACTCCGGCAAGGTCCTCGACGTGCAGAACCAGTCCACCGCCGACGGTGCCCCGATCGTCGCTTGGTCGGACAACAACGGGGCCAACCAGCAGTTCCGGTTGGCCGACTCGGACGGCGGTCACGTCCGGCTGGTCAGCCGGCACAGCGGCAAGGTCGTCGAGGTCCAGGGCGCGTCGACCGCCGACGGGGCGAACATCGTCCAGTACGCGGACTGGAACGGCGGCAACCAGCAGTGGCAGCTCGTCCGCGTCGACGGGAGCAACCCCACCCCGCCGCCGACGGGCGGCAGCGGATGCGGCCGTACGCCGACCCTGACCAGCGGCACCCACACGATCCAGAGCGGCGGCAAGAGCCGGTCGTTCATCCTGCGCGTACCCGCCAACTACCAGCCGAACAACCCGTACCGGCTGATCTTCGCCTTCCACTGGCGGGGCGGCACCATGCAGGAGATCTCCAACGGCGGCACCAGCGGGACCGCCTGGTCGTACTACGGCCAGCAGGAGCAGTCCAACAACAGCGCGATCCTGGTCGCGCCGCAGGGGCTCGGCAACGGTTGGGGCAACGCCGGTGGCGAGGACGTCACGTTCGTGGACGACATGATCCGGCGGATCGAGGCCGACCTCTGCGTCAACCCGAGGCAGCGTTTCGCCACCGGCTTCAGTTGGGGCGGCGGCATGAGCTACGCCCTGGCCTGCGCGCGGGCCGACGTGTTCCGGGCCGTCGCGGTGATCGCCGGTGCCCAGATCAGCGGCTGCTCCGGCGGCACCCAGCCGATCGCGTACTTCGGGCTGCACGGCATCACGGACAACGTGCTCAACATCGGTCAGGGGCGCGCGCTGCGCGACACGTTCGTCCGCAACAACGGGTGCGCGGCGCAGAACCCGCCCGAGCCCGGTGGCGGCAGCCGCACCCACATCACCACCGTGTACTCCGGCTGCCGGTCGGGTTACCCGGTGCAGTGGGCGGCCTTCGACAACGGGCACATGCCCGGCCCGGTGGACGGGACGTACGGCGAGAGCGGCATCACGACCTGGACCAAGGGTGAGATCTGGCGGTTCTTCGCGCAGTTCTCCTGA
- a CDS encoding FadR/GntR family transcriptional regulator — MTPSQETTVDATAAPAWTRRPQNLARAVTAELVQRIVRGMHPSGSPLPPEPVLCETFSVSRTVVREAVKVLQEKGLVQVRQGAGTTVTEPSNWDMLDELVLAATIAEDDSLAILDDLVVTRRLLESDMAHVAARQADAETIERLRALVDRMDELVDDTVAYHEHDRAFHDTVMQASGNRIARGVVRSLESQVANTARYMGRTQRSLCVASNRGHRRIYERIAARDPAGAADAMFTHITEAWLVRRKGSGKPTRLQR; from the coding sequence ATGACGCCATCGCAGGAGACGACCGTGGATGCCACGGCCGCCCCGGCCTGGACCCGCCGGCCGCAGAACCTGGCGCGCGCCGTCACCGCCGAGCTGGTGCAGCGGATCGTGCGCGGGATGCACCCGTCCGGGTCTCCCCTGCCCCCCGAGCCCGTGCTCTGCGAGACCTTCTCGGTGAGCCGGACCGTGGTCCGGGAGGCGGTGAAGGTCCTCCAGGAGAAGGGCCTGGTGCAGGTACGCCAGGGCGCCGGCACCACGGTCACCGAGCCCTCGAACTGGGACATGCTCGACGAACTCGTCCTCGCCGCCACCATCGCCGAGGACGACAGCCTCGCCATTCTCGACGACCTGGTGGTCACCAGACGGCTGCTCGAATCGGACATGGCGCACGTCGCCGCCCGGCAGGCCGACGCCGAGACCATCGAGCGCCTGCGGGCGCTGGTCGACCGGATGGACGAACTCGTCGACGACACGGTCGCCTACCACGAGCACGACCGGGCCTTCCACGACACGGTGATGCAGGCGTCCGGCAACCGGATCGCCCGTGGGGTGGTCCGCTCGCTGGAGAGCCAGGTCGCCAACACCGCGCGGTACATGGGCCGCACCCAGCGCTCGCTCTGCGTGGCGTCCAACCGGGGACACCGCCGCATCTACGAGCGGATCGCCGCCCGCGACCCGGCCGGTGCCGCCGACGCGATGTTCACCCACATCACCGAGGCGTGGCTGGTCCGCCGCAAGGGCTCCGGCAAGCCGACCCGACTGCAACGCTGA
- a CDS encoding ABC transporter substrate-binding protein, giving the protein MKQRTIWSAVLVVGLVAMAGCGSATGSGGSGGGAEGKLVVWDWKSGEASAAPYLDKAKADFAKKHPDVTVEFVAQPFDQYYTLLGAAIQTGKGPDVMLFNGGGQIRDRVDALVPLDEYLAEDRERLAGWDAFTKDGRTYAGPVTLQGHPIYYNKAVYEKAGLDPAAPATTWTEFLSDCAAIAKAGAKCFALGNKEGAGIQFWLSALGSATLTAQEYDDWVAGKRDWNSPHVKRVFQLWQEAGDAGLNTDGANSTAMFNDGFALFQSGKAAHVIGLMSDVGHWKDFNEFLTPEKLGVMNAPVVTEGTTPSLPFDGGIGYGVAKWTKDPKVAADLVRSLTSTEALNAFYADAGAIAADTTIDVSQGGPAVAGIVAETADGKPALHVALSSKTLDLMGRLSQQLLSGSAGVDEVVRQLAASDQAG; this is encoded by the coding sequence ATGAAACAGCGCACAATATGGTCCGCCGTCCTCGTTGTGGGACTGGTAGCGATGGCCGGCTGTGGAAGCGCCACCGGATCGGGCGGGTCCGGCGGTGGCGCGGAGGGCAAGCTGGTGGTGTGGGACTGGAAGTCCGGTGAGGCGTCCGCCGCGCCGTACCTCGACAAGGCCAAGGCGGACTTCGCCAAGAAACACCCGGACGTGACGGTCGAGTTCGTCGCGCAGCCGTTCGACCAGTACTACACGCTGCTGGGCGCGGCGATCCAGACCGGCAAGGGCCCGGACGTCATGCTCTTCAACGGCGGCGGTCAGATCCGGGACCGGGTCGACGCGCTGGTGCCGCTGGACGAGTACCTCGCCGAGGACCGGGAGCGCCTGGCCGGCTGGGACGCCTTCACCAAGGACGGCCGCACCTACGCCGGCCCGGTGACGTTGCAGGGCCACCCTATCTACTACAACAAGGCGGTGTACGAGAAGGCCGGGCTCGACCCCGCCGCCCCGGCGACGACCTGGACCGAGTTCCTCAGCGACTGCGCCGCCATCGCCAAGGCCGGCGCCAAGTGCTTCGCGCTGGGCAACAAGGAGGGCGCGGGCATCCAGTTCTGGCTCTCCGCACTGGGCTCCGCCACGCTCACCGCGCAGGAGTACGACGACTGGGTCGCCGGCAAGCGCGACTGGAACTCACCCCACGTCAAGCGGGTCTTCCAGCTCTGGCAGGAGGCCGGCGACGCCGGGCTGAACACCGACGGCGCCAACTCGACCGCGATGTTCAACGACGGGTTCGCCCTCTTCCAGTCCGGCAAGGCCGCCCACGTCATCGGGCTGATGTCGGACGTCGGGCACTGGAAGGACTTCAACGAGTTCCTGACGCCGGAGAAGCTCGGCGTGATGAACGCCCCGGTGGTCACCGAGGGCACCACCCCGAGCCTGCCCTTCGACGGTGGGATCGGCTACGGCGTGGCCAAGTGGACCAAGGACCCGAAGGTCGCCGCCGACCTGGTCCGCTCGCTCACCTCGACCGAGGCGCTCAACGCCTTCTACGCGGACGCGGGCGCGATCGCCGCCGACACCACGATCGACGTGTCGCAGGGCGGCCCGGCGGTGGCCGGCATCGTGGCCGAGACCGCGGACGGCAAGCCGGCCCTGCACGTGGCGCTCTCCTCCAAGACCCTGGACCTGATGGGCCGACTGTCCCAGCAACTGCTCAGCGGCTCGGCCGGCGTCGACGAGGTGGTGCGGCAACTGGCCGCCTCCGACCAGGCGGGCTGA
- a CDS encoding carbohydrate ABC transporter permease, with the protein MPIGNAQSSVRPAPAGRTDAATDRRRTGAARAAGRLRSERLAPYVLVAPAVLIIVVLRLYPLLLGVNFSFTGDGARDGTAVGVDNYRELLADPLFRTALGNVGWLVLLLPVAVAIPGLLATFIYLRVPGHRLYRSVYFFPAVLSPVIVGAIFNLLLAVDGPLNSLLGPAGVGPIDWLGDPGIAMFVVVGVHVWATFGMSLVVFLAGFATLDAALLDAARVDGASLPQVIRHVIVPGLSRTIQFVFVTTMIGMLTSMFGLLFVMTSGGPEGSTYLPEYYIWIQQGQMNRPALASAASTVLFVIMLVVGLVQIKLLSRAGREN; encoded by the coding sequence GTGCCGATCGGGAACGCACAGTCGTCGGTCCGTCCGGCTCCGGCCGGACGGACCGACGCGGCGACCGACCGTCGCCGGACCGGTGCGGCGCGGGCCGCCGGCCGCCTGCGCTCCGAGCGCCTCGCACCGTACGTCCTGGTCGCCCCCGCCGTGCTGATCATCGTGGTGCTGCGGCTGTATCCGCTGCTGCTCGGCGTCAACTTCTCGTTCACCGGGGACGGGGCCCGCGACGGCACGGCGGTGGGCGTCGACAACTACCGGGAACTGCTGGCCGACCCGCTGTTCCGGACCGCGCTGGGCAACGTCGGGTGGCTGGTGCTGCTGCTGCCGGTGGCGGTGGCGATCCCCGGCCTGCTGGCGACCTTCATCTACCTCCGGGTCCCCGGGCACCGGCTCTACCGCAGCGTCTACTTCTTTCCGGCCGTGCTCTCTCCGGTCATCGTCGGCGCGATCTTCAACCTGCTGCTCGCGGTGGACGGCCCGCTCAACTCCCTGCTCGGCCCGGCCGGTGTCGGCCCGATCGACTGGCTCGGCGACCCGGGCATCGCGATGTTCGTGGTGGTCGGCGTGCACGTCTGGGCCACCTTCGGGATGTCCCTGGTGGTCTTCCTCGCCGGCTTCGCGACCCTCGACGCCGCCCTGCTGGACGCCGCCCGGGTGGACGGGGCCTCACTGCCCCAGGTCATCCGGCACGTGATCGTCCCGGGGCTGTCCCGGACCATCCAGTTCGTCTTCGTCACCACGATGATCGGCATGTTGACCTCGATGTTCGGCCTGCTGTTCGTGATGACCAGCGGCGGCCCGGAGGGGTCCACCTACCTCCCGGAGTACTACATCTGGATCCAGCAGGGCCAGATGAACCGTCCCGCCCTCGCCTCGGCCGCCTCGACGGTCCTCTTCGTGATCATGCTCGTGGTGGGGCTGGTGCAGATCAAACTGCTCAGCCGGGCCGGAAGGGAGAACTGA
- a CDS encoding GNAT family N-acetyltransferase, translated as MTTVVRTATEDDLAALLGLYAELHPDDPVLPPERAARIWREIAGQPGRTVLVAVRDGAVVGTVDGVVVANLTRGGRPFMLVENVIVTHAARRLGVAGRLFDTVVDLARTAGCYKVQLLSRVDRLHAHRFYESCGLRPTAQGYRLYLD; from the coding sequence GTGACGACAGTCGTGCGCACGGCGACCGAGGATGACCTGGCGGCGCTGCTGGGTCTCTACGCCGAACTGCACCCGGACGATCCGGTGCTGCCGCCCGAACGGGCTGCGCGGATCTGGCGTGAGATCGCCGGCCAGCCCGGCCGCACCGTGCTTGTCGCAGTGCGCGACGGCGCGGTGGTGGGCACCGTCGACGGCGTGGTGGTCGCCAACCTCACCCGGGGCGGCCGACCGTTCATGCTGGTCGAGAACGTCATTGTCACGCACGCGGCGCGTCGTCTGGGCGTCGCCGGTCGCCTGTTCGACACGGTCGTCGACCTGGCCCGGACGGCCGGCTGCTACAAGGTCCAGTTGCTGTCCCGCGTGGACCGTCTCCACGCCCACCGGTTCTACGAGTCATGCGGCCTGCGCCCCACCGCCCAGGGCTACCGGCTCTACCTGGACTGA
- a CDS encoding GNAT family N-acetyltransferase, which translates to MRITEIDPGADETLARTLLSIQHAAYAVEASLIGDDRIPPLHETLDALRAAPLRWLGAHHDGRLVGAVAWSENPTELDIDRLVVDPTAHRRGAGAALVRTLLASAGDRRAVVATGAANLPARRLYERLDFRLIGEREVIPGLRIAEYVREPAT; encoded by the coding sequence GTGCGGATCACCGAGATCGACCCCGGCGCAGACGAGACACTGGCCCGAACGCTGCTGTCGATCCAGCACGCGGCGTACGCGGTGGAGGCATCGCTCATCGGCGACGACCGCATCCCACCCCTGCACGAGACGCTCGACGCGCTGCGCGCCGCGCCGCTGCGCTGGCTCGGCGCCCACCACGACGGACGGCTCGTCGGCGCGGTGGCCTGGTCGGAGAACCCCACCGAGCTGGACATCGACCGACTCGTGGTGGACCCGACGGCCCACCGTCGCGGCGCCGGCGCCGCCCTGGTGCGGACGCTCCTCGCCTCGGCCGGCGACCGGCGCGCGGTAGTCGCCACGGGCGCGGCGAACCTCCCGGCCCGCCGGCTCTACGAGCGTCTCGACTTCCGCCTGATCGGCGAGCGCGAGGTCATCCCCGGCCTCCGAATCGCCGAGTACGTCCGCGAACCGGCGACCTGA
- a CDS encoding DUF364 domain-containing protein — translation MTATSPARPAYRSMSALVEAVRAGLLGADPARATVSVGFVTRQGVRHASRAHGYRNHVLSLRVDAVVGSCAIEPGALPDETAYDCVGASVAELLTHPLLPVRVAALDAYLMSVRPHAEAADATVTVPGGGSLAKSRARAEAVVDLLPASSRTVLVVGVVNSLLERLRATGRRYLPCDLAGGRTEWDEPHLPDATAVLDRCDAILASGMTLGNDTFAPLLAHAGAERKPFVAFAQTGSAVLPWFLGAGLTAVSAEPYPFFWLDGGPTTLYRYGVSG, via the coding sequence ATGACCGCCACCTCGCCGGCCCGGCCGGCGTACCGGTCGATGTCGGCGCTGGTGGAGGCGGTGCGCGCGGGACTGCTCGGGGCCGATCCGGCGCGGGCCACGGTCAGCGTCGGGTTCGTCACCCGGCAGGGCGTGCGGCACGCCTCGCGGGCGCACGGCTACCGCAACCACGTGCTGAGTCTGCGGGTCGACGCGGTGGTCGGGTCCTGCGCCATCGAGCCGGGTGCGCTGCCCGACGAGACCGCCTACGACTGCGTCGGCGCGTCCGTGGCGGAACTGCTCACTCACCCGCTGCTGCCAGTGCGGGTGGCCGCGCTGGACGCGTACCTGATGTCGGTGCGCCCGCACGCCGAGGCGGCGGACGCGACGGTCACCGTGCCCGGCGGCGGGTCGCTGGCCAAGTCACGGGCGCGCGCCGAGGCGGTGGTGGACCTGCTGCCCGCGAGCAGCCGCACGGTGCTGGTCGTCGGGGTGGTCAACTCGCTGTTGGAGCGGCTGCGGGCGACCGGCCGTCGGTATCTGCCGTGCGACCTGGCCGGGGGCCGCACCGAGTGGGACGAGCCGCACCTGCCCGACGCGACGGCGGTGCTGGACCGCTGCGACGCGATCCTGGCCTCCGGCATGACGCTCGGCAACGACACGTTCGCGCCGCTGCTGGCGCACGCCGGCGCCGAGCGGAAACCCTTCGTGGCGTTCGCGCAGACCGGCAGCGCGGTGCTGCCGTGGTTCCTGGGCGCGGGCCTGACCGCCGTGTCGGCCGAGCCGTACCCGTTCTTCTGGCTCGACGGCGGGCCGACGACCCTCTACCGCTACGGGGTGTCCGGATGA
- a CDS encoding ATP-grasp domain-containing protein produces the protein MAHVLLVESWVGAMSHLLPRAVLEAGHRFSFLTRDLHHYLRGAPPGGTHPLLAAQNVLTVDTNDVPALLEQAGRLHAALRFDGVLTSCDYYLDTVAQVAAHLGLPGADPAAVRRAYRKDLARTAMARAGVPQPRFALADGWAATAQAARELGYPLVLKPVDLCAGMYVRQVADPTGLRAAFDALAAFPVNARRQPRVPVVLLEELLTGPEVSVETVTVDGVTTVVGITDKSLGGASGFVETGHMFPAVLDPATRERVSEVAVAALEAVGLDRAVGHTELRLTPTGPRVVEVNPRPAGNQITELVRRVTGVDLPMVYAQLALGEHPDLTPADTGVRSAAIAFVLPPRPGVVARIDGTGTWSTDPRVVDWSVKPDGHRAGDASSNNDYLGHVMVVDTAGAGARTVADRLAGQARVSYLDESVPAGADARVGVGA, from the coding sequence ATGGCGCACGTGTTGTTGGTGGAGAGCTGGGTCGGGGCGATGAGCCACCTCCTGCCGCGAGCGGTGTTGGAGGCCGGGCACCGGTTCTCGTTCCTGACCCGGGACCTGCACCACTACCTGCGTGGTGCGCCGCCCGGCGGCACACATCCGCTGCTGGCCGCGCAGAACGTGCTGACCGTCGACACCAACGACGTACCCGCGCTGTTGGAGCAGGCCGGACGGCTGCACGCGGCGCTGCGCTTCGACGGGGTCCTCACCTCGTGCGACTACTACCTGGACACGGTCGCCCAGGTGGCCGCGCACCTCGGGCTGCCCGGTGCGGATCCGGCGGCGGTGCGGCGGGCGTACCGCAAGGATCTGGCCCGGACGGCGATGGCCCGCGCCGGTGTGCCGCAGCCCCGGTTCGCGCTCGCCGACGGCTGGGCGGCCACCGCGCAGGCCGCGCGCGAGCTGGGGTATCCGCTGGTGCTGAAGCCGGTGGACCTCTGCGCCGGCATGTACGTGCGGCAGGTGGCGGACCCGACCGGGCTGCGCGCCGCGTTCGACGCCCTCGCCGCGTTCCCGGTGAACGCCCGGCGGCAGCCGAGGGTGCCGGTGGTGCTGCTGGAGGAGCTGCTGACCGGGCCGGAGGTGAGCGTGGAGACGGTCACCGTCGACGGGGTGACCACGGTCGTCGGGATCACCGACAAGAGTCTCGGCGGTGCCTCCGGGTTCGTCGAGACGGGCCACATGTTCCCGGCGGTGCTGGACCCGGCGACCCGTGAGCGGGTCAGCGAGGTGGCGGTGGCCGCCCTGGAGGCGGTCGGGTTGGATCGCGCGGTCGGGCACACCGAGCTGCGGCTGACGCCCACCGGGCCGCGCGTGGTGGAGGTCAACCCCCGGCCCGCCGGTAACCAGATCACCGAGCTGGTGCGCCGGGTCACCGGCGTGGACCTGCCGATGGTGTACGCGCAGCTCGCGCTCGGCGAACACCCGGACCTCACCCCGGCCGACACCGGCGTACGCAGTGCCGCGATCGCGTTCGTGCTGCCGCCGCGACCCGGTGTCGTGGCGCGGATCGACGGCACCGGGACCTGGTCGACGGATCCTCGGGTGGTCGACTGGTCGGTGAAGCCGGACGGCCACCGGGCCGGGGACGCCAGCAGCAACAACGACTACCTCGGTCACGTGATGGTGGTCGACACCGCCGGTGCCGGTGCGCGGACGGTCGCCGACCGGCTGGCCGGGCAGGCCCGGGTCTCGTACCTCGACGAGAGCGTTCCGGCTGGTGCCGACGCCCGGGTGGGGGTCGGGGCATGA